Proteins co-encoded in one Armatimonadota bacterium genomic window:
- a CDS encoding GNAT family protein: MLTIVGRKVHLREFQPGDARWLVQAMARGSWWRWDAPWEGRPQPDELRRIPARVAFLVREQASPPRRMVIETRSARPIGTVSRYWVDERTQWLEVGIAIYSARDWGHGYGFEALGLWVEHLLTEMPLRRIGLRTWSGNTRMVRLARRLGFRLEARFREAYVAADGVYDRLAFGLLRREWRRVRQTWWR; this comes from the coding sequence GTGCTGACCATCGTGGGACGCAAGGTGCACCTGCGTGAGTTCCAGCCGGGCGACGCGCGGTGGCTCGTGCAGGCCATGGCGCGCGGGTCGTGGTGGCGGTGGGACGCCCCCTGGGAAGGACGGCCGCAACCGGACGAGCTGCGGCGCATTCCCGCCCGGGTAGCGTTCCTGGTCCGCGAGCAGGCGTCGCCGCCCCGACGGATGGTGATCGAGACGCGGTCCGCGCGGCCGATCGGGACCGTGTCGCGGTACTGGGTGGACGAGCGCACACAGTGGCTCGAGGTGGGGATCGCCATCTACTCGGCGCGGGACTGGGGGCACGGCTACGGGTTCGAGGCGCTGGGCCTGTGGGTAGAGCACCTGCTGACCGAGATGCCCCTGCGCCGTATCGGGTTGCGCACGTGGTCGGGGAACACGCGTATGGTACGGTTGGCGCGCCGGCTGGGGTTTCGCCTCGAGGCCAGGTTCCGGGAGGCCTACGTGGCCGCCGACGGCGTCTACGACCGGCTGGCGTTCGGCCTGCTGCGGCGGGAATGGCGCCGCGTGCGACAGACGTGGTGGCGGTAA
- the aroB gene encoding 3-dehydroquinate synthase, producing MRAVTLVGPMGAGKSAVGAALARRLGWTFVDTDAVITAREGRSIAELFRDRGEAYFRRVEQAVVREVARRSRVVIATGGGAIVAAASRRLLHAAGPVVYLRAPLDVLVARVGGDPARPLLGDDPRAALARLLAERERFYTAGTITVDASAPPEAVADAVVAALDERRRTVRVRAGGVVYDVKVGAGALALLGEDLRRLGVRGAAAIVTHGALARRFGPMVTAAVEAAGLRPVVLTVPVGERAKHLSQAARVIDRMAAVGLERDTTVLALGGGVVGDLAGFVAGVYMRGVRLVQLPTTLLAQVDSSVGGKTAVNHRRAKNLIGVYHQPALVVADVATLRSLPLREWRAGLAEVVKYAMVLDANLLGLLEQHAATGDRWTPAVLEEVVARCVALKAKVVEADEREAGPREVLNYGHTVGHALEAALPGRFVHGEAVAIGMRVEAALAVRLGLLTAGDAARQDALLARLGLPVAVPAGPVEPLVDALRLDKKRRGGRLRCTLPEGLGRARVGVEVDDAMMREVLLACQESS from the coding sequence ATGCGCGCCGTCACGCTGGTGGGTCCCATGGGCGCGGGGAAGAGCGCGGTCGGTGCCGCGCTGGCCCGGCGGCTGGGCTGGACGTTCGTGGACACCGATGCGGTGATCACCGCCCGCGAAGGGCGCAGCATCGCCGAGCTGTTTCGGGACCGCGGAGAGGCGTACTTCCGCCGCGTGGAACAGGCCGTGGTGCGGGAGGTCGCCCGGCGATCGCGGGTCGTGATCGCCACGGGCGGCGGGGCCATCGTCGCGGCGGCCAGCCGGCGGCTGCTGCACGCTGCGGGGCCGGTGGTGTACCTGCGCGCGCCGCTGGACGTGCTTGTCGCCCGCGTGGGGGGTGACCCGGCGCGTCCGCTGCTGGGGGACGACCCGCGCGCGGCGCTGGCCCGGCTGCTGGCCGAGCGCGAGCGCTTCTACACAGCCGGCACGATCACGGTGGACGCCAGCGCGCCGCCGGAAGCGGTCGCAGACGCCGTGGTGGCCGCTCTGGACGAACGGCGGCGGACGGTGCGGGTCCGGGCAGGGGGCGTGGTCTACGATGTCAAGGTCGGTGCTGGCGCGCTGGCACTGCTGGGCGAGGACCTGCGGCGCCTCGGGGTGCGCGGGGCGGCTGCGATCGTCACCCACGGGGCGCTCGCCCGGCGTTTCGGCCCGATGGTGACGGCAGCCGTGGAGGCTGCCGGCCTCCGGCCCGTCGTGCTCACCGTGCCAGTGGGGGAGCGAGCGAAACACCTGTCGCAGGCGGCGCGCGTCATCGACCGCATGGCCGCCGTGGGGCTGGAGCGGGACACGACGGTGCTGGCGCTGGGCGGGGGCGTCGTGGGCGACCTGGCGGGGTTCGTGGCCGGCGTCTACATGCGGGGGGTGCGCCTGGTCCAGCTGCCGACGACACTGCTGGCGCAGGTCGACAGCAGCGTCGGTGGCAAGACCGCCGTCAATCACCGGCGGGCCAAGAACCTGATCGGCGTCTACCACCAGCCGGCCCTGGTCGTGGCCGACGTGGCCACGCTCCGCAGTCTGCCGCTGCGCGAGTGGAGGGCAGGGCTGGCCGAGGTGGTGAAGTACGCCATGGTGCTGGATGCGAATTTGCTGGGTCTGCTGGAGCAGCACGCCGCGACCGGGGACCGCTGGACCCCCGCGGTGCTCGAAGAGGTCGTGGCGCGCTGCGTCGCGTTGAAGGCCAAGGTGGTCGAAGCCGACGAACGGGAGGCCGGACCCCGCGAGGTCCTCAACTACGGGCACACGGTGGGACACGCCCTGGAAGCGGCGCTGCCGGGGCGGTTCGTCCACGGGGAGGCGGTGGCCATCGGCATGCGGGTGGAGGCCGCGCTGGCGGTGCGCCTGGGGCTGCTGACCGCAGGGGACGCGGCGCGGCAGGACGCGCTGCTGGCGCGCCTGGGGCTGCCGGTGGCGGTGCCCGCCGGGCCCGTGGAGCCCCTGGTGGACGCACTGCGCCTGGACAAGAAACGCCGCGGCGGTCGGCTGCGGTGCACGCTGCCCGAGGGCCTCGGGCGGGCGCGGGTCGGGGTCGAGGTGGACGATGCCATGATGCGGGAGGTCCTGCTGGCGTGCCAAGAGTCCTCGTGA
- the aroQ gene encoding type II 3-dehydroquinate dehydratase — translation MPRVLVMYGPNLNLLGEREPQHYGALSLEALNRQVAQAAEGLGLEVEFFQSNHEGALIDRLHAARERYDAVVLNPGGLGHTSVALRDAVAAIGLPVIECHLSNVARREPFRHTSLLTAVCAGVITGFGPITMVLGVHAAALLLQARRREER, via the coding sequence GTGCCAAGAGTCCTCGTGATGTACGGGCCCAACCTGAACCTGCTGGGCGAGCGGGAGCCCCAGCACTATGGGGCACTGTCCCTCGAGGCGCTCAACCGCCAGGTGGCACAGGCGGCGGAGGGTCTCGGGCTGGAGGTGGAGTTCTTCCAGTCCAATCACGAGGGCGCCCTCATCGACCGTCTGCACGCGGCGCGGGAACGCTACGACGCCGTGGTGCTCAACCCGGGCGGGTTGGGGCACACGTCGGTGGCCCTGCGCGACGCGGTGGCAGCGATCGGCCTGCCCGTCATCGAGTGCCACCTCTCCAACGTCGCGCGGCGCGAGCCCTTCCGCCACACGTCGCTGCTCACCGCGGTGTGCGCGGGGGTGATCACGGGGTTCGGGCCGATCACCATGGTGCTGGGCGTGCACGCCGCTGCCCTGCTGCTCCAGGCGCGCCGGAGGGAGGAGCGCTGA
- the aroH gene encoding chorismate mutase produces MHVRGVRGAVTAEANTEEAILDATRRLLVEMAKANDVAPHELAAIVFTATRDLTAAFPAEAARQLGWASVPLISGVEIDVPGALPRCIRVLMLWNTPRAPEEIVHVYLGAAAQLRPDLAVSGRTTGSTPRPTAAPDAAPERSDGAP; encoded by the coding sequence ATGCACGTGCGGGGCGTGCGCGGTGCGGTGACGGCTGAGGCCAACACGGAGGAGGCCATTCTGGACGCCACGCGGCGGCTGCTGGTGGAGATGGCCAAAGCCAACGACGTGGCACCCCACGAGCTCGCCGCCATCGTCTTCACCGCCACGCGCGATCTCACGGCGGCCTTTCCGGCGGAAGCCGCCCGCCAGCTGGGGTGGGCCTCGGTTCCTTTGATCTCCGGGGTGGAGATCGACGTGCCGGGGGCACTGCCGCGGTGTATTCGCGTGCTGATGCTCTGGAACACCCCGCGCGCCCCGGAGGAGATCGTCCATGTCTACCTCGGCGCCGCAGCGCAGTTGCGGCCCGACCTGGCCGTCTCGGGGCGGACCACAGGGAGCACCCCTCGCCCCACTGCAGCGCCCGACGCGGCGCCGGAGCGATCGGATGGCGCTCCCTGA
- the aroA gene encoding 3-phosphoshikimate 1-carboxyvinyltransferase encodes MALPDEPVREIRPLGRPPRARVALPGSKSLTNRALVTAALAEGRTTLVNALFSDDTLAMVDALRRLGVAVAVDTAAQTIHVDGCGGALPARGATLDAGGAGTVARFLTAVVALGVGRFVVDGNARMRQRPVQDLVDALGALGVRAAATRGCPPVVVDAAGLAGGRAVVRGATSSQFLSGLLLAAPYARADVELVVDGPLVGAPYVEMTIAVMAAFGVQVEREGLHRFRVRAGQRYRARLYAIEPDASSAAYFFAAAALTGGRVEVPGLSAASLQGDVRFVDLLEAMGCRATRAADALAVEGPPLLHAVDVDLAAMSDQTMTLAALAPFADGPTRIRGVAHIRHQESDRLAATAAELRRLGQEVDEFADGLRVTPRPVRPATVVTYDDHRIAMAFALVGLRVPGVRIAGWPCVRKTFPDFFERLELLRISA; translated from the coding sequence ATGGCGCTCCCTGACGAGCCGGTGCGGGAGATCCGGCCTCTGGGTCGGCCTCCCCGCGCGCGTGTGGCGCTGCCGGGGTCCAAGAGCCTCACGAACCGCGCCCTGGTGACAGCGGCGCTGGCTGAGGGGCGCACCACCCTCGTCAATGCGCTGTTCAGCGACGACACGCTGGCCATGGTCGACGCCCTGCGACGGCTGGGCGTGGCCGTGGCAGTGGACACCGCCGCCCAGACGATCCACGTGGACGGCTGCGGCGGCGCGCTCCCGGCCCGCGGCGCGACCCTCGACGCCGGTGGCGCCGGGACGGTGGCCCGGTTCCTTACCGCCGTGGTCGCGCTGGGGGTCGGGCGGTTCGTCGTCGATGGCAACGCCCGGATGCGGCAGCGGCCCGTGCAGGATCTGGTGGACGCGCTGGGCGCGTTGGGCGTCCGGGCCGCCGCCACCCGCGGGTGCCCGCCCGTGGTGGTGGATGCGGCCGGGCTGGCGGGTGGGCGCGCCGTGGTGCGCGGCGCGACCAGCAGTCAGTTCCTCTCGGGGCTGTTGCTGGCCGCGCCCTACGCGCGGGCCGACGTGGAGCTGGTGGTGGACGGCCCGCTGGTGGGCGCGCCCTACGTCGAGATGACGATAGCGGTCATGGCGGCGTTCGGCGTGCAGGTCGAGCGCGAAGGGTTGCACCGGTTCCGCGTGCGGGCCGGACAGCGGTACCGGGCGCGCCTCTACGCCATCGAACCCGACGCGAGCAGCGCGGCGTACTTCTTCGCCGCCGCAGCCCTCACCGGCGGCCGCGTCGAGGTCCCCGGGCTGTCTGCGGCGTCGCTGCAGGGGGACGTACGGTTCGTGGACCTCCTGGAGGCGATGGGCTGCCGGGCGACCCGCGCTGCGGATGCGCTCGCGGTCGAGGGCCCGCCGCTGTTGCACGCCGTCGACGTCGACCTGGCGGCGATGAGCGACCAGACCATGACGCTGGCGGCCCTGGCCCCGTTCGCCGACGGGCCGACGCGGATCCGGGGCGTGGCGCACATCCGCCACCAGGAGTCGGACCGCCTGGCCGCGACCGCCGCGGAGCTCCGGCGTCTGGGGCAGGAGGTCGACGAGTTCGCCGACGGGTTGCGGGTCACGCCGCGCCCGGTCCGGCCGGCGACCGTCGTCACCTACGACGATCACCGCATCGCCATGGCCTTTGCGCTGGTCGGGCTGCGTGTGCCCGGTGTCCGGATCGCGGGCTGGCCCTGCGTGCGCAAGACCTTCCCCGACTTCTTCGAACGGTTGGAGCTGCTGCGGATCTCTGCTTGA
- a CDS encoding esterase: MNREYHHWVSPALGRSMETLVFGHAGAPVLVFPTTMGRFYQYEDFGMVAALAPKIDAGLLQLFCPDSVDAESWFNRAVPPRQRVLRHLDYERYIVTEYLPFIRQRNSGPLLVTGTAFGAYHAANLAFRHPHLVTKLVALSGRYDVKGLLDGYYDDDVYFNCPVDYLPNLTDETYLAPLRRMEIVLVTGEHDLARQPSQFIADVLTAKGVPARCIVWWNYTHDWPLWREAIPHYL, translated from the coding sequence ATGAACCGGGAGTACCACCACTGGGTCAGCCCCGCCCTGGGGCGCTCCATGGAGACGCTGGTGTTCGGACACGCCGGCGCGCCGGTCCTGGTCTTCCCCACCACCATGGGCCGGTTCTACCAGTACGAGGACTTCGGGATGGTGGCGGCGCTGGCTCCCAAGATCGACGCCGGCCTGCTGCAGCTCTTCTGCCCCGACAGCGTCGATGCCGAATCGTGGTTCAACCGCGCGGTCCCGCCGCGCCAGCGGGTCCTGCGCCACCTGGACTACGAGCGCTACATCGTCACCGAGTACCTGCCGTTCATTCGCCAGCGCAACAGCGGTCCGCTGCTCGTCACCGGCACGGCGTTTGGCGCCTACCACGCCGCCAACCTGGCCTTCCGGCACCCCCACCTGGTCACCAAGCTCGTGGCGCTGTCGGGCCGCTACGACGTCAAGGGGCTCCTCGACGGCTACTACGACGACGACGTCTACTTCAACTGCCCGGTGGACTACCTGCCCAACCTCACCGACGAGACCTACCTGGCGCCGTTGCGCCGCATGGAGATCGTGCTGGTGACCGGCGAGCACGACCTGGCACGCCAGCCGTCCCAGTTCATCGCCGACGTGCTGACCGCCAAGGGCGTGCCCGCACGGTGCATCGTCTGGTGGAACTACACCCACGACTGGCCGTTGTGGCGGGAGGCGATTCCGCACTATCTGTAG
- a CDS encoding MoxR family ATPase — protein sequence MDVAAVAALARRVRANVERVFVGRADVIELALVAVLCEGHVLIDDVPGTGKTLLAKALARSLGCTFRRLQCTPDLLPSDVTGLEYFNQRTQQFEFRPGPVFSQVVLADEINRATPRTQSALLESMEERQVTVEGTSRPLPRPFIVLATQNPVELQGTFPLPEAQLDRFLLRLVLGYPSAADEQEILRRQRVAPAVDALPAVTAPEDVLAAQRAVRDVHLSAVVEAYIVALARATRTHPEVELGVSPRGSVALHRAAQALAAIRGRAFVLPDDVKAVAAPVMAHRLVVGSGARLRDRTAQEIVAEVVQSVPAPVERDVRS from the coding sequence ATGGACGTCGCCGCGGTGGCCGCCCTGGCCCGCCGGGTGCGGGCCAACGTCGAGCGGGTGTTCGTCGGGAGAGCCGACGTGATCGAGCTCGCGCTGGTGGCCGTGCTGTGCGAAGGGCACGTCCTCATCGACGACGTGCCCGGGACCGGCAAGACGTTGCTGGCCAAGGCCCTGGCCCGGTCGCTGGGCTGTACCTTTCGCCGCCTGCAGTGCACACCGGACCTGTTGCCCTCCGACGTCACCGGTCTCGAGTACTTCAACCAGCGCACCCAGCAGTTCGAATTTCGCCCCGGCCCGGTGTTCAGCCAGGTGGTGCTGGCCGACGAGATCAACCGGGCGACGCCGCGCACCCAGTCGGCGCTGCTCGAGAGCATGGAGGAGCGGCAGGTGACGGTCGAGGGGACGTCCCGCCCCCTCCCCCGACCGTTCATCGTCCTGGCCACGCAGAACCCGGTCGAACTCCAGGGGACGTTCCCGCTGCCCGAGGCGCAGCTCGACCGGTTCCTGCTCCGTCTGGTGCTGGGGTACCCATCGGCGGCCGACGAGCAGGAGATCCTGCGCCGGCAGCGCGTTGCCCCCGCCGTGGACGCGCTGCCGGCCGTCACCGCGCCCGAGGACGTGCTCGCCGCCCAGCGGGCCGTGCGCGACGTGCACCTGAGCGCCGTGGTCGAGGCGTACATCGTGGCCCTGGCCCGCGCGACGCGGACGCATCCGGAGGTCGAGCTGGGGGTATCACCACGGGGCAGCGTGGCGTTGCATCGCGCCGCGCAAGCGCTGGCGGCGATCCGGGGCCGGGCGTTCGTGCTGCCCGACGACGTCAAGGCGGTGGCTGCGCCCGTCATGGCGCACCGGCTCGTCGTTGGCAGCGGGGCCCGGCTGCGGGATCGCACCGCGCAGGAGATCGTGGCCGAGGTCGTGCAGAGCGTTCCTGCACCGGTGGAGCGGGACGTGCGTTCGTAG
- a CDS encoding DUF58 domain-containing protein → MFTQGWLVLGAVLLAVGLGVQAGGVVLVGAVLLLGAAVSYLSHRTCLVGVEVRRVLAPRRAFPGEQVVLTLEVTNRKVLPLAWLEVTDELPEEVVPQRGRVVPSVRQRRQHLVHLFTLRWYQRVRRRVPLHCTARGYFPLGPVRVRSGDLFGTTSRAVDLPQVDHLVVYPRVVPLVALGLPARHPLGDAAMPRPLLEDPARTVGVRAYQTTDPYRRIHWKATARLGRLQSRVYEATATHRVVVFLNLDTLGAYAEYRGFVRPLLELAIMVAASVTAWATTAGYPVGLIANGYVREAVRRVRIAPALGTGHLRTILDALARVLPTPMMPLGELMSLESGALPWGSTAVVVTAVVDPILAMGVRRLRAAGHAVTVILVGDQVEDPGWGVPTWRVREEAGWRAMETIRPA, encoded by the coding sequence GTGTTCACGCAAGGGTGGCTGGTCCTGGGCGCGGTGCTGCTGGCGGTGGGTCTCGGTGTCCAGGCCGGCGGGGTCGTCCTGGTGGGCGCCGTGCTGCTGCTGGGCGCCGCGGTCTCGTACCTGTCGCACCGCACGTGTCTGGTCGGCGTGGAGGTGCGCCGCGTGCTGGCGCCGCGCCGCGCGTTCCCCGGCGAGCAGGTAGTCCTGACGTTGGAGGTCACCAACCGGAAGGTGCTGCCGCTGGCGTGGCTCGAGGTCACGGATGAACTGCCCGAGGAGGTCGTCCCGCAGCGGGGGCGCGTCGTACCCAGCGTCCGCCAGCGCCGTCAGCACCTGGTCCACCTGTTCACCCTGCGGTGGTACCAGCGCGTGCGCCGGCGTGTTCCTCTGCACTGCACCGCGCGCGGCTACTTCCCGCTGGGGCCGGTACGCGTGCGGTCCGGCGACCTGTTTGGGACCACCTCGCGCGCGGTGGACCTGCCCCAGGTCGATCACCTGGTGGTGTACCCGCGGGTCGTGCCGCTGGTCGCGCTGGGGCTCCCGGCGCGACATCCCCTGGGCGACGCTGCGATGCCCCGCCCGCTCCTCGAGGATCCGGCCCGCACGGTGGGCGTGCGCGCCTACCAGACCACCGACCCGTACCGGCGCATCCACTGGAAGGCGACGGCCCGGCTGGGGCGGCTGCAGAGCCGCGTGTACGAGGCCACGGCCACCCACCGGGTGGTCGTCTTCCTGAACCTGGACACGCTGGGGGCCTATGCGGAGTATCGGGGGTTCGTACGGCCGTTGCTGGAGCTGGCCATCATGGTGGCTGCATCGGTCACGGCATGGGCGACCACGGCGGGGTACCCGGTGGGGCTGATCGCCAACGGGTACGTCCGCGAGGCGGTCCGGCGCGTGCGCATCGCGCCGGCGCTGGGCACCGGGCACCTCCGCACGATCCTGGACGCGCTGGCCAGGGTCCTCCCCACGCCAATGATGCCGCTTGGTGAGCTGATGTCCCTGGAGAGCGGCGCCCTGCCCTGGGGGTCGACGGCAGTGGTGGTGACGGCGGTGGTGGACCCGATACTGGCGATGGGTGTGCGCCGCCTGCGCGCGGCGGGACATGCGGTGACGGTGATCCTGGTCGGCGACCAGGTGGAGGACCCGGGGTGGGGCGTGCCGACGTGGCGTGTGCGGGAGGAGGCGGGCTGGCGTGCGATGGAGACCATCCGGCCAGCGTAA
- a CDS encoding DUF4129 domain-containing protein has protein sequence MRWRPSGQRNRLSAQADRSPDAGAPETSPGRPVPDGAAARYGPASLLPVARVVMEYCWLAPWLGVVGAAFYGPGQALLPGVWVLLLLLGGDVAARAVTGRMLILVRARTTLVALGLAIGLLAVHQQYYAEVPLWALGWLWRLLIATHAVLPDVPQAVAGAAAAACLWWRGLVLGMRAVDAVALEEAYRTGVAMVVLYVVAALLYGDTRAFAATGGALPASFLAFFAVGLAALALARLWTIWARGLDAAAASSRRDWPLLVLGVVGMVVGTASAVAGVITVDLQRALRLVVTPLLPLVEGLFVVLFLVASVVARLVLLVLARLPWRQVAPGDVPSTALGDLLRRLRDLEVHPHVVEGARWSLTTVLVAALVLGMAVTVVLGRRRPQPSDADEHESVWSTREALTRLAGVLTRRRSATRERDELAGGGAGTIRRIYRDVLAWGASLGAPRPAWATPREYAPRLGGRCPQAGSEIEALTWAYERVRYGRWRPAPGDVQAALTAWRRVRMLGGAPRAARDPGRVSGRDDRCTG, from the coding sequence GTGCGATGGAGACCATCCGGCCAGCGTAACCGGTTGTCGGCGCAGGCCGACCGCTCTCCCGATGCCGGGGCCCCCGAGACGTCCCCTGGGCGCCCCGTACCCGACGGCGCCGCTGCCCGCTACGGCCCGGCGTCGCTGCTGCCCGTTGCGCGGGTCGTGATGGAGTACTGCTGGCTCGCCCCGTGGCTGGGCGTCGTGGGCGCGGCGTTCTACGGGCCGGGGCAGGCGTTGCTGCCAGGGGTCTGGGTGCTGCTGTTGCTGCTCGGTGGAGACGTCGCCGCCCGCGCGGTGACCGGGCGCATGCTAATCCTTGTCCGTGCCCGGACTACGCTGGTGGCCCTGGGGCTGGCGATCGGGCTTCTGGCCGTTCACCAGCAGTACTACGCCGAGGTGCCGCTGTGGGCGCTGGGCTGGCTGTGGCGCCTGCTGATCGCCACCCATGCCGTGCTGCCGGACGTCCCGCAGGCCGTGGCGGGCGCGGCTGCTGCCGCGTGCCTGTGGTGGCGGGGGCTCGTGCTGGGCATGCGGGCGGTCGATGCGGTGGCGCTGGAGGAGGCGTACAGAACCGGCGTCGCGATGGTCGTGCTCTACGTGGTGGCCGCGCTGCTCTACGGGGACACGCGGGCGTTCGCGGCGACCGGCGGCGCGCTGCCGGCCTCGTTCCTGGCGTTCTTCGCCGTGGGGCTCGCGGCGCTGGCCCTGGCGCGGCTGTGGACGATCTGGGCGCGCGGCCTCGATGCCGCGGCGGCGTCCTCGCGCCGCGACTGGCCGCTTTTAGTGCTGGGCGTGGTGGGGATGGTCGTGGGCACGGCCAGTGCGGTGGCCGGCGTGATCACGGTGGACCTGCAGCGTGCCCTGCGCCTGGTGGTGACGCCGCTGCTGCCGCTCGTGGAGGGACTGTTCGTCGTGCTGTTCCTGGTGGCCAGCGTCGTCGCCCGGCTGGTGCTGCTGGTGCTGGCGCGCCTGCCCTGGCGCCAGGTGGCACCGGGCGACGTGCCGTCGACGGCCCTGGGCGACCTGCTGCGCCGACTGCGCGACCTGGAGGTCCACCCGCACGTGGTCGAAGGCGCCCGGTGGAGCCTGACGACGGTTCTGGTCGCGGCGCTGGTGCTGGGCATGGCTGTGACGGTGGTCCTGGGGCGGCGCCGGCCGCAGCCGTCCGACGCCGACGAGCACGAGTCGGTGTGGTCGACCCGCGAGGCCCTGACGCGGCTGGCAGGAGTGCTGACGCGCCGCCGGTCGGCCACGCGCGAACGGGACGAGCTGGCCGGTGGAGGTGCCGGGACGATCAGGCGGATCTACCGCGATGTGCTGGCCTGGGGTGCGAGCCTGGGCGCGCCGCGGCCGGCATGGGCGACGCCCCGCGAGTACGCCCCGCGGCTGGGTGGCCGCTGCCCGCAGGCCGGAAGCGAGATCGAGGCCCTGACGTGGGCGTACGAGCGCGTGCGGTACGGTCGCTGGCGTCCTGCCCCCGGTGACGTGCAGGCCGCGCTGACTGCGTGGCGGCGCGTGCGGATGCTGGGCGGGGCTCCGCGGGCCGCCCGCGATCCCGGCCGGGTGTCGGGGCGGGACGACCGCTGCACAGGATGA
- a CDS encoding O-methyltransferase, with amino-acid sequence MAGDPLPRYLHDYLDHLVPPRPPEMQAMEAWAREHRFPIVGPAAGQFCYLMARVCGARSVFELGSGYGYSTAWFARAVRENGGGVVHHVVWDEELSRRARRHLATLGLADVVRFRVGEAVQALRETPGPFDLIFNDIEKQGYPASLPVIWEKLRPGGLLIADNLLFHGRIFDPDDRSPPVEAIRTFTRMVVDDTRWTATIVPIRDGLLVAHKRESPAGW; translated from the coding sequence ATGGCAGGAGACCCATTGCCGCGCTACCTGCACGACTACCTCGACCACTTGGTGCCGCCGCGACCACCGGAGATGCAGGCGATGGAGGCCTGGGCACGCGAGCACCGTTTCCCCATCGTCGGGCCGGCGGCCGGGCAGTTCTGCTACCTGATGGCGCGGGTGTGCGGTGCACGTTCGGTCTTCGAGCTGGGCTCGGGCTACGGGTACTCGACGGCCTGGTTCGCGCGGGCCGTCAGGGAGAACGGCGGGGGCGTCGTGCACCACGTGGTCTGGGACGAGGAGCTCTCGCGCCGCGCCCGCCGCCACCTGGCGACGCTGGGGCTCGCCGACGTGGTGCGCTTCCGCGTCGGCGAGGCGGTCCAGGCGCTGCGCGAGACCCCGGGGCCGTTCGACCTGATCTTCAACGACATCGAGAAGCAGGGCTACCCCGCCTCGCTGCCCGTCATCTGGGAGAAGTTGCGGCCGGGCGGGCTGCTGATCGCCGACAACCTGCTCTTCCATGGCCGCATCTTCGACCCCGACGACCGCTCCCCGCCGGTCGAGGCCATCCGAACGTTCACCCGCATGGTCGTCGACGACACGCGGTGGACGGCGACGATCGTGCCGATTCGCGACGGCCTGCTGGTCGCGCACAAGCGCGAGAGCCCCGCCGGGTGGTAG
- a CDS encoding Xaa-Pro peptidase family protein — protein sequence MPFIPQEVFADRHQRVRAWLREEGCQALLVSDPDHFYMLTGFHLDVAPWERPVAAVVPVDAPPFLIMNELSTHHLMMARERGTLYVSDYALYVEHPRWTQRTYTRDRWQELLATRLIAAGAGRGRYAADRIATFRGVRRWLPGPVEFTSAAGFLREMRMVKDPAELEIMRLAAALTDWGQDRYMELVRPGMLVAELDLEVARRMAVEGAARFPADRLEVRVFSLAGPASAAPHGTGADAAMRLDRGDGVVNIIIVRLNGLVVENERTLFVGPPRTDLQRRAYEAATAANLAALEKFVAGVPVAEVDAAAQAVIEQAGFGAHIMHRTGHGMGIAGHEFPEDMPFTYRPLREREVYSCEPGIYIYGVGGFRQDDTVIVGRTAPEVITRRSKRLDDQIVPV from the coding sequence ATGCCGTTCATCCCCCAGGAGGTCTTCGCCGACCGTCATCAACGCGTCAGAGCGTGGCTGCGCGAGGAGGGCTGCCAGGCACTGCTGGTGAGCGATCCCGACCATTTCTACATGCTGACGGGCTTCCATCTGGACGTGGCGCCGTGGGAGCGCCCGGTGGCGGCGGTGGTGCCGGTGGACGCCCCACCGTTCCTGATCATGAACGAGCTGTCGACCCACCACCTCATGATGGCCCGCGAGCGCGGCACGCTCTACGTGTCCGACTACGCCCTGTACGTCGAGCACCCCCGGTGGACGCAGCGCACCTACACCCGCGACCGCTGGCAGGAGCTCCTGGCGACCCGCCTGATCGCTGCCGGCGCCGGGCGCGGGCGCTACGCGGCGGACCGCATCGCCACCTTCCGCGGCGTGCGCCGCTGGCTGCCGGGACCTGTGGAGTTCACCAGCGCCGCGGGCTTCCTGCGCGAGATGCGCATGGTGAAGGACCCGGCGGAACTGGAGATCATGCGCCTGGCTGCCGCCCTCACCGACTGGGGCCAGGACCGCTACATGGAGCTGGTGCGGCCTGGCATGCTGGTGGCCGAGCTGGACCTGGAGGTCGCGCGCCGCATGGCCGTGGAAGGCGCGGCGCGCTTCCCCGCCGACCGGCTGGAGGTGCGGGTCTTCTCGCTGGCAGGCCCCGCGTCGGCGGCACCTCACGGTACCGGCGCCGACGCGGCCATGCGCCTGGACCGCGGCGATGGCGTGGTCAACATCATCATCGTGCGGCTCAACGGGCTCGTCGTCGAGAACGAACGCACCCTGTTCGTCGGCCCGCCCCGCACCGACCTGCAGCGCCGCGCCTACGAGGCGGCCACCGCCGCCAACCTGGCGGCGCTGGAGAAGTTCGTGGCCGGCGTGCCCGTGGCCGAGGTCGATGCAGCGGCGCAGGCGGTCATCGAGCAGGCGGGGTTCGGCGCGCACATCATGCACCGCACCGGCCACGGGATGGGCATCGCCGGCCACGAGTTTCCCGAGGACATGCCGTTCACCTACCGCCCCCTGCGGGAACGGGAGGTCTACTCCTGCGAGCCGGGCATCTACATCTACGGCGTGGGCGGGTTCCGCCAGGACGACACCGTGATCGTGGGCCGCACGGCCCCCGAGGTCATCACGCGCCGGAGCAAGCGGTTGGACGACCAGATCGTGCCGGTCTGA